A region of Rhizorhabdus wittichii RW1 DNA encodes the following proteins:
- a CDS encoding 2-polyprenyl-6-methoxyphenol hydroxylase and related FAD-dependent oxidoreductase-like protein, with protein sequence MPIDTNLVPGAYVNVRPLEGFEMETPWHRGRVLLIGDAAHPTTPQLASGAGIAVEDALVLAEEFTRGLPVEETLQAYTERREWRCRLVVSSSVKIGQLEQARAPVEEQTAIVEYALARLAEPV encoded by the coding sequence GTGCCCATTGACACCAACCTGGTGCCCGGTGCCTATGTCAACGTGCGCCCGCTAGAGGGCTTCGAAATGGAGACACCATGGCACCGCGGCCGGGTATTGCTGATTGGCGATGCCGCACATCCGACTACCCCACAGCTCGCATCAGGCGCGGGGATCGCGGTGGAAGACGCGCTGGTCCTGGCCGAGGAATTCACTCGGGGGCTACCGGTCGAAGAGACGCTCCAGGCATATACTGAGCGGCGCGAATGGCGCTGCCGCCTGGTGGTCTCGAGCTCGGTCAAGATCGGCCAGCTCGAACAGGCGCGGGCTCCCGTCGAGGAGCAAACCGCGATTGTCGAATACGCACTAGCAAGGCTAGCTGAACCTGTCTGA
- a CDS encoding Resolvase, N-terminal domain (PFAM: Resolvase, N-terminal domain) — MLIGYMRVSTGEQNLDLQRDALERAGCERIYDDVCSGRATERLGLAKALDVARDGDALVVWKLDRIGRSLTHVVGLVSDLQKRGVGLKVLTGDVDTTTATGRLAFGIFATLAEFERDLIHERTMAGLAAARARGRAGGRPRVMTKQKLKAAMAMMADRDNAARDVAAQLGMSLSTLYAYVDAKGQPREQATELLGKPTTRGSARAQQA; from the coding sequence ATGCTGATCGGCTACATGCGCGTATCGACCGGGGAGCAGAACCTCGACCTCCAGCGCGATGCCCTGGAACGGGCTGGATGCGAGCGGATCTATGACGACGTCTGTTCTGGGCGGGCGACCGAGCGTCTCGGCCTGGCCAAGGCGCTCGACGTCGCCCGAGATGGCGACGCTCTCGTTGTATGGAAGCTCGATCGCATCGGCCGCTCGCTGACGCATGTCGTCGGCCTGGTCAGCGACCTGCAGAAACGCGGGGTCGGGCTCAAGGTGCTGACCGGCGACGTGGACACAACCACGGCGACCGGCAGGCTCGCATTCGGCATCTTCGCGACGCTCGCCGAGTTTGAGCGTGACCTCATTCACGAACGGACCATGGCGGGGCTGGCGGCGGCCCGCGCGCGAGGTCGCGCCGGCGGGCGTCCGCGTGTGATGACAAAGCAGAAGCTCAAAGCAGCGATGGCCATGATGGCCGACCGCGACAATGCTGCGCGCGATGTCGCCGCCCAGCTCGGGATGTCGTTGTCGACGCTCTATGCCTACGTTGACGCCAAAGGCCAGCCACGGGAACAGGCGACGGAACTTCTCGGTAAACCGACGACGAGGGGTTCCGCTCGGGCGCAACAGGCCTGA
- a CDS encoding CopG domain protein DNA-binding domain protein (PFAM: CopG domain protein DNA-binding domain protein): MPVFTFRLDDDIAQRFDAVAESAGGRSVLLRRLVMNAVDAEEGERSGPVRRRERATRRFEIRLTDAEIAALDAKADALGMKRTDWVTRLVRCRLHSAAPLPLEERAAVAQAWRELNRIGINLNQATRALNASVMVESGLDVAREAARVASFRAEIRTALAGLGAALKGDLAYWDSLDA; the protein is encoded by the coding sequence ATGCCCGTCTTCACCTTCCGTCTCGACGATGACATCGCCCAGCGCTTCGATGCTGTGGCGGAGAGCGCCGGTGGCCGCTCAGTTTTGCTGCGGCGCCTCGTCATGAATGCAGTGGACGCGGAGGAGGGCGAGAGGTCGGGGCCAGTCCGCCGGCGGGAGCGAGCAACACGGCGGTTTGAGATCCGGCTGACCGATGCGGAAATTGCAGCGCTGGATGCCAAGGCCGATGCTTTGGGTATGAAGCGAACCGACTGGGTGACGAGGCTGGTGCGCTGCCGCTTGCATTCGGCGGCACCGCTGCCGCTTGAAGAGCGGGCGGCAGTGGCTCAGGCGTGGCGCGAGCTCAACCGGATCGGCATCAATCTCAATCAGGCAACGCGGGCGCTCAATGCTTCGGTGATGGTCGAATCCGGGCTCGATGTCGCGCGCGAGGCGGCGCGGGTGGCAAGCTTCCGGGCGGAAATCCGGACGGCGCTTGCCGGTCTCGGCGCCGCGCTCAAGGGCGATCTTGCCTATTGGGACAGCCTCGATGCTTGA
- a CDS encoding nuclease (SNase domain protein) (PFAM: nuclease (SNase domain protein)), giving the protein MGVALFHRADPKSTSSDPRPSFVSCSTKRARYCPAMTWLRFPSSICLLLMSSVACSTSAGAETGQVRYVTDGDTFRLVSGERIRIANIDAPEIHARQAKCRLEIERGEAASERARALLDGKVVTFERVGHSYNRTVARVRVDGRDLGEALIAMGVARPWLRRHPKPDWCS; this is encoded by the coding sequence ATGGGGGTGGCGCTGTTCCACCGTGCTGATCCCAAATCGACATCATCCGACCCCAGGCCATCGTTCGTATCTTGTTCCACGAAACGCGCGCGCTACTGTCCCGCGATGACCTGGCTGCGCTTCCCATCTTCGATCTGCCTGCTCCTGATGAGCAGCGTTGCCTGCAGCACATCCGCCGGCGCCGAGACCGGGCAGGTCCGCTATGTGACGGATGGCGACACGTTTCGTCTGGTGAGCGGCGAGCGCATCAGGATCGCCAATATCGACGCGCCCGAGATTCATGCGCGCCAGGCAAAATGCCGGCTCGAAATCGAACGCGGCGAAGCCGCATCCGAACGCGCCCGCGCACTTCTCGATGGCAAGGTCGTGACGTTCGAGCGGGTAGGGCACAGCTATAACCGGACGGTCGCGCGCGTCCGCGTCGACGGCCGGGATCTGGGCGAGGCTCTCATTGCCATGGGCGTCGCGCGACCATGGCTTCGCCGTCATCCCAAACCCGACTGGTGTTCCTGA
- a CDS encoding Protein of unknown function DUF1810 (PFAM: Protein of unknown function DUF1810) — protein MAADFHLDRFVTAQATTYDTALAEIRRGAKRSHWMWFIFPQIAGLGTSDMARRYAIGSLTEARAYLAHPLLGLRLRDCVGALQDLIGTSAIAVFGEVDAMKLRSCLTLFAEAGGGPLFVAALDRWFDGAADPATLVKVGPSSP, from the coding sequence ATGGCTGCGGATTTCCACCTCGACCGATTCGTGACGGCACAGGCGACGACCTATGACACAGCGCTCGCCGAGATCCGGCGCGGCGCCAAGCGCAGTCATTGGATGTGGTTCATCTTTCCGCAGATCGCCGGTCTCGGCACCAGCGACATGGCGCGGCGCTATGCCATCGGATCGCTGACCGAAGCGCGCGCCTATCTGGCGCATCCCCTTCTTGGGCTCCGACTTCGCGATTGTGTCGGCGCGCTGCAGGATCTGATTGGGACGTCCGCGATCGCGGTGTTCGGCGAGGTCGATGCGATGAAGCTCCGCTCCTGCCTGACCCTGTTCGCCGAAGCGGGCGGAGGCCCGCTCTTTGTCGCGGCGCTCGATCGGTGGTTCGACGGTGCCGCGGACCCAGCGACACTTGTGAAGGTGGGACCTTCCTCGCCCTAG
- a CDS encoding IstB domain protein ATP-binding protein (PFAM: IstB domain protein ATP-binding protein~SMART: AAA ATPase): MNAIAPSTRVDSIRRSLVSLKMPRALEILDATLRRIEQGQIDGIEALDELLGEELSLRENRRIKAALRMARLPVVKTLAGYDFSFQPSLDRNRILALAGLDFIERAEVVHLLGPPGTGKSHIATALAVEAVRAGKAVYFIPLADLIAQLTKAEREGTLREKIRFLARASLLVVDEIGYLPVTPGGANLFFQLVNARYEKGAMILTSNRGFAEWGEVFGDPVVATALLDRLLHHAVVIQIEGSSYRMREHAALVPENVRAGVAFNPPQGKRRGRPPKKANPDPDYG, translated from the coding sequence ATGAATGCCATTGCCCCATCCACCCGTGTCGACTCCATCCGCCGGAGCCTCGTCAGCCTCAAGATGCCCCGGGCGCTCGAGATCCTCGATGCGACCCTGCGCCGTATCGAACAGGGCCAGATCGACGGCATCGAAGCGCTCGACGAGCTGCTGGGCGAGGAGCTGTCGCTGCGCGAGAACCGGCGGATCAAGGCCGCTCTGCGCATGGCGCGCCTGCCTGTGGTGAAGACCCTGGCGGGCTACGACTTCTCGTTCCAGCCCTCGCTCGACAGGAACCGCATCCTCGCGCTCGCCGGCCTCGACTTCATAGAGCGCGCCGAGGTCGTCCACCTGCTGGGACCGCCCGGCACCGGCAAAAGCCACATTGCCACCGCACTCGCGGTCGAGGCCGTGCGCGCCGGCAAGGCGGTCTACTTCATCCCGCTCGCCGACCTCATCGCCCAACTCACCAAGGCCGAACGCGAAGGCACGCTCCGGGAGAAGATCCGCTTCCTCGCCAGGGCATCGCTGCTGGTTGTCGACGAGATCGGATACCTGCCGGTCACACCGGGTGGTGCGAACCTGTTCTTCCAGCTCGTCAACGCCCGCTACGAAAAGGGCGCCATGATCCTCACCTCCAATCGCGGCTTCGCCGAATGGGGCGAAGTGTTCGGCGATCCCGTCGTTGCCACCGCGCTGCTCGACAGGCTGCTGCACCATGCCGTGGTCATCCAGATCGAAGGTTCCAGTTATCGCATGCGTGAGCACGCCGCGCTCGTCCCCGAAAACGTCCGCGCCGGCGTCGCGTTCAATCCACCCCAAGGTAAGCGCCGCGGACGACCACCAAAGAAAGCCAATCCCGATCCCGATTACGGCTGA
- a CDS encoding protein of unknown function DUF1526 (PFAM: protein of unknown function DUF1526) has protein sequence MPTFVHALSADRFDTYLKWAGADQTLAERLYTYNVQLSAALYGPLHMLEVVLRNMADAQLAAQHGAAWIDDPAILVTNYQTGAIAKARQTLQKDGKAATRPQIVAELNFGFWASLFGPKSHHLWQSLRPIFQAKGVQRGVIARDLRDLRILRNRVAHYEPIIALPLAQRYASITTLTGWLSPSAATWIAKYSTWPTLYPAVPILVPDPASGDLLVAPAALPFLPA, from the coding sequence GTGCCAACATTCGTTCATGCCTTGTCCGCTGACCGCTTCGACACTTATCTGAAGTGGGCCGGAGCCGATCAGACGCTCGCAGAGCGCCTGTACACCTATAATGTGCAGCTTTCCGCAGCCCTCTATGGCCCTCTACACATGCTCGAGGTCGTGCTGCGTAACATGGCGGACGCGCAGCTTGCGGCGCAACATGGCGCCGCCTGGATCGACGATCCTGCGATCCTTGTGACGAACTATCAGACGGGCGCAATCGCAAAAGCACGGCAAACGCTGCAGAAAGACGGGAAGGCAGCGACCCGTCCGCAGATCGTAGCGGAGTTGAACTTCGGCTTCTGGGCGTCACTCTTCGGCCCCAAGTCACACCACCTCTGGCAAAGCCTGCGACCCATCTTTCAGGCCAAAGGCGTACAGCGCGGTGTGATCGCGCGGGACTTGCGCGACCTGCGTATATTGCGCAACCGCGTCGCCCACTATGAACCCATCATCGCGCTTCCGCTCGCGCAGCGCTATGCGAGTATCACGACCTTGACGGGCTGGCTGTCTCCAAGCGCCGCGACATGGATCGCCAAGTATTCGACATGGCCGACACTTTATCCGGCCGTACCCATCCTTGTGCCCGACCCTGCATCTGGAGATTTGCTGGTGGCGCCAGCGGCGCTACCCTTTCTCCCTGCATGA
- a CDS encoding transposase Tn3 family protein (PFAM: transposase Tn3 family protein) yields MPVGFLTDSQTREYGRFAGEPTPDQLARYFHLDDTDRAFVAEHRGDHNRLGVAVQLGSLRFLGTLLEDPAVAPVSAVRFAADQLSITGSAELLTVYAKSAGRWRHGPRIRERYGYRAFADFGIAFRLNRFLYALCWTGADRPSALFDRAVAWLLEAKVLLPGLSVLERAVARVRTRANSHLHRLLIEAMTPEQRASLDELVAVPDGGRQSPLDRLRDGPYIQSGREISRALTRLEEIRVITNGLPQTDRLPPGKIVALARFAAAAKAQAVARLPNDRRAATLLAFVRTLEATAGDDVKVERPFRYIREDFFLGRSFRNMEDLNAQLIDWLDTVANVRVHGTTQRVVAEAFAEEQEELQRLPEHRFNAVLKLERRVSHDGLVAVGGNYYSVPDRTRRIVEIEQLPDLVRIIDRGIVVAEHPVLEGRRQYRIDRRHRTGRPQPRTPDRPMTMLGRIGDHVPLRSLTVYEAIGASLAKPVLSACRRPAVEGEGRP; encoded by the coding sequence GTGCCGGTCGGCTTCCTTACCGACAGCCAAACCCGCGAATATGGCCGGTTCGCCGGCGAACCCACACCGGACCAGCTCGCTCGCTATTTCCACCTCGACGACACCGATCGCGCGTTCGTGGCCGAGCACCGCGGCGACCACAACCGACTTGGCGTTGCGGTTCAGCTTGGCTCGCTGCGCTTCCTCGGGACCTTGCTCGAAGATCCTGCCGTGGCGCCGGTCTCGGCCGTGCGCTTCGCCGCCGACCAGTTGTCGATCACTGGCTCGGCCGAACTCTTGACGGTCTACGCGAAAAGCGCGGGCCGTTGGCGGCATGGTCCCCGCATCCGCGAGCGCTACGGCTACCGCGCCTTCGCCGACTTTGGAATCGCGTTCCGCCTCAATCGCTTTCTATATGCGTTGTGCTGGACCGGCGCCGACCGCCCCTCGGCGCTGTTCGACCGCGCGGTTGCATGGCTGCTTGAAGCCAAGGTGCTGCTACCGGGGCTCTCGGTGCTCGAGCGCGCCGTGGCCAGGGTTCGGACGCGCGCAAACTCGCATCTGCACCGCCTGTTGATCGAGGCGATGACGCCTGAGCAACGGGCGAGCCTCGACGAGCTCGTCGCGGTCCCCGATGGCGGGCGCCAGAGTCCGCTCGATCGCCTGCGCGACGGCCCGTATATCCAGAGTGGCCGCGAAATCAGCCGTGCGCTCACGCGCCTGGAAGAGATCCGCGTGATCACCAACGGCCTCCCGCAAACGGATCGTCTGCCGCCAGGTAAAATCGTGGCGCTCGCCCGCTTCGCGGCGGCGGCAAAGGCGCAGGCGGTTGCACGGCTTCCAAACGATCGGCGCGCGGCCACGCTCCTTGCCTTCGTCAGGACGCTGGAGGCGACGGCCGGCGACGATGTCAAGGTCGAGCGCCCGTTCCGCTATATCCGCGAGGACTTCTTCCTGGGCCGATCCTTCCGCAACATGGAGGACCTCAACGCCCAGCTCATCGACTGGCTCGACACCGTCGCCAACGTACGCGTGCACGGGACGACCCAACGGGTGGTGGCCGAGGCCTTCGCCGAGGAGCAGGAAGAGCTGCAGCGGCTGCCAGAGCATCGCTTCAACGCCGTCCTGAAGCTCGAGCGGCGGGTCAGCCATGACGGGCTCGTGGCGGTCGGCGGCAACTATTACAGCGTACCCGACAGGACGCGCCGGATCGTTGAGATAGAGCAGTTGCCGGACCTGGTCCGCATCATCGACCGCGGCATCGTCGTTGCCGAGCACCCCGTGCTCGAGGGACGCCGGCAATATCGCATCGACCGGCGCCACCGCACCGGGCGGCCGCAACCGCGAACACCGGATCGGCCCATGACGATGCTCGGCCGGATCGGCGACCATGTGCCGTTGCGCTCGCTGACCGTCTACGAGGCGATCGGCGCGAGCCTGGCGAAGCCTGTCCTGAGCGCCTGCCGCAGGCCGGCAGTCGAAGGGGAGGGGCGGCCATGA
- a CDS encoding Relaxase/mobilization nuclease family protein (PFAM: Relaxase/mobilization nuclease family protein), producing MLEEEGILPLPSLMEAWRPPTGGKRTLRGAYVRVGRGGLGLGGQGRATPLSQAEARAKLERIVRKAPEVMVKVSGKQYGAHHLSEHFGYVARHGKLAVRSSEGEIIDDPKRLKEIAQDWAMLDEAMNEHGRDRPTSLSLVLSMPGGSTDPEALQDAAQAFARILFEDNHAYMLALHTDTDHPHVHLTVATEGADGTRFNPRKADLHHMRETFAHELRARGIAAEATPRRARGHVQKRVRSAALHLDARIGQEGRRLNMDELNVLRARVFAHARDEERRPQDVMALVRQKQIRGAYAEAAVALARTGEADDQALSDEIAGFLAAMPPAVSRRLALAREMMQGRQATQPARQLEGEAGPERPAPERGRER from the coding sequence ATGCTTGAGGAGGAGGGCATCCTGCCGCTGCCCAGCCTCATGGAGGCATGGCGGCCGCCCACTGGCGGGAAACGGACACTGCGGGGGGCCTATGTCCGCGTCGGGCGAGGTGGGCTAGGCCTGGGAGGGCAGGGGCGCGCCACGCCGCTGAGCCAGGCCGAGGCTCGGGCCAAGCTCGAGCGGATCGTGCGCAAGGCCCCGGAGGTCATGGTCAAGGTCTCGGGCAAGCAATATGGCGCGCATCATCTATCTGAGCATTTCGGCTATGTTGCGCGGCACGGGAAGCTTGCGGTGCGCTCAAGCGAAGGCGAGATCATTGATGATCCCAAGCGGCTGAAGGAGATCGCGCAGGACTGGGCCATGCTCGACGAGGCGATGAACGAGCATGGCCGCGACCGGCCGACTTCGCTGTCGCTGGTCCTCTCCATGCCCGGTGGCTCGACCGATCCCGAGGCGCTGCAGGATGCCGCCCAGGCGTTCGCCCGGATCCTGTTCGAGGACAATCACGCCTATATGCTGGCGCTCCACACAGATACCGATCATCCGCATGTCCATCTGACGGTGGCCACCGAAGGTGCGGACGGCACGCGGTTCAATCCGCGCAAGGCCGACCTCCATCATATGCGAGAGACATTCGCGCATGAGCTACGTGCGCGCGGCATCGCGGCTGAGGCGACGCCCAGACGCGCACGCGGTCACGTCCAAAAGCGTGTGCGCTCAGCAGCGCTGCATCTCGATGCTCGGATCGGTCAGGAGGGGCGCCGGCTCAATATGGATGAACTCAACGTGCTGCGCGCCCGGGTCTTTGCGCACGCGCGCGATGAGGAACGGCGGCCGCAAGACGTGATGGCGCTGGTTCGCCAGAAGCAGATACGCGGTGCTTATGCGGAGGCGGCGGTGGCGCTTGCACGTACCGGCGAGGCCGACGACCAGGCGCTTTCCGACGAAATTGCGGGTTTCCTGGCGGCTATGCCGCCGGCGGTCTCCCGACGTCTGGCCCTGGCCCGCGAGATGATGCAGGGGCGGCAAGCGACACAGCCGGCGCGCCAGCTGGAGGGTGAAGCTGGTCCCGAGCGGCCAGCGCCGGAGCGTGGGCGGGAGCGTTGA
- a CDS encoding Nucleotidyltransferase/DNA polymerase involved in DNA repair-like protein has translation MRRVVSVYLPHWSTDRLRRQTAKSPPDRRDTPTPTRPLVTAIPDHGRRIVAAVDAGARALGIAAGMTITKARSFAPELDVVDAQPEADVEGLRRLALWAGQRYSPIVAPDAPDGLWLDITGCAALFSTEAALLKDLHRRVAAFGVSVQIAVADTAGCAHAVARHVPAGRPVTIEPSDHRKAIALLPIAALRLEADVVEGLRKLGFERVEQLIGAPRGPLAKRFGRSLHRRLDQALGAVAEPIEPIFPEHLPRARRGFMEPIATAEAFGQVIGDLVADIVDQLGRVGKGARRLDCYFHRVDGHTQVIRVGTATPSRDQAHLSKLLCAKIETVEPGLGIESMTLLVSLMEPVAARQGESLERLGKPGPDLAALVDTLSNRFGSRCLHRMAPHPSEMPERSATSSPALDTARGAGWDDDLPRPARMLARPEAIEVIALLPDDAPRMFIWRGKRYRVTQGDGPERLHGEWWRDAGIESERPLSIRDYYQVETLSGGRYWLFRAGDGESPSTGSMRWFLHGAFA, from the coding sequence ATGCGACGGGTCGTATCGGTCTACCTGCCGCACTGGTCGACAGACCGGCTGCGGCGGCAGACCGCCAAGTCGCCGCCTGACCGGCGCGACACACCAACCCCTACACGCCCGCTCGTCACGGCGATCCCCGATCATGGCCGGCGTATCGTCGCGGCGGTCGATGCCGGCGCACGCGCGCTCGGCATTGCGGCCGGCATGACCATCACCAAGGCGCGCTCGTTCGCGCCGGAGCTCGACGTCGTCGACGCGCAACCTGAAGCCGATGTCGAGGGATTGCGCCGCCTGGCGCTATGGGCGGGCCAGCGATACTCGCCGATCGTCGCGCCCGATGCACCTGACGGTCTGTGGCTCGACATTACCGGCTGCGCCGCCCTGTTCAGCACCGAGGCGGCCTTGCTCAAGGATCTCCACCGCCGCGTGGCCGCCTTCGGCGTATCGGTCCAGATCGCCGTGGCCGACACCGCGGGCTGTGCCCATGCGGTAGCGCGGCATGTTCCCGCCGGTCGGCCGGTGACGATCGAACCTAGTGATCATCGTAAAGCGATCGCACTCCTTCCTATAGCGGCGCTGCGGCTCGAAGCCGATGTCGTTGAGGGACTGCGAAAGCTCGGCTTCGAACGTGTCGAGCAATTGATCGGCGCTCCGCGCGGGCCGCTCGCCAAGCGGTTCGGCCGCAGCCTGCACCGCCGGCTCGATCAGGCGCTCGGCGCTGTGGCCGAACCGATCGAGCCGATATTCCCCGAGCATCTGCCCCGCGCGCGCCGCGGCTTCATGGAGCCAATCGCGACAGCCGAGGCCTTTGGACAAGTGATCGGCGATCTGGTCGCCGATATCGTCGATCAGCTTGGCCGGGTGGGCAAGGGTGCGCGGCGCCTCGATTGCTATTTCCACCGGGTGGACGGGCATACGCAGGTCATCCGGGTCGGCACGGCCACGCCGAGCCGCGACCAGGCCCATCTGTCGAAACTTCTTTGCGCGAAGATCGAGACCGTCGAGCCAGGTCTTGGGATCGAATCGATGACCTTGCTGGTCTCGCTGATGGAGCCCGTCGCCGCGCGACAGGGCGAGAGCCTGGAGCGCCTGGGCAAGCCCGGGCCGGATCTCGCCGCTCTGGTTGATACCCTCTCCAACCGCTTCGGCAGTCGGTGCCTGCACCGCATGGCGCCGCACCCGAGCGAGATGCCCGAGCGCTCGGCGACGAGTTCACCGGCGCTCGATACCGCGCGGGGCGCGGGATGGGACGATGATCTGCCGCGCCCCGCACGGATGCTGGCGCGGCCCGAAGCGATCGAGGTCATCGCCCTTCTGCCCGATGACGCGCCGAGGATGTTCATCTGGCGGGGCAAGCGATACCGGGTCACGCAGGGCGACGGACCCGAACGGCTGCACGGCGAATGGTGGCGTGACGCCGGGATCGAGAGCGAGCGGCCGCTCAGCATCCGCGACTATTATCAGGTCGAGACCCTGAGCGGTGGCCGTTACTGGCTGTTCCGGGCAGGCGATGGAGAGAGCCCGTCGACCGGATCGATGCGCTGGTTCCTGCACGGGGCGTTCGCGTGA
- a CDS encoding Cobyrinic acid a,c-diamide synthase (PFAM: Cobyrinic acid a,c-diamide synthase), translating to MSATFATAATTIERGCPGRKIFVKTIVISLLKGGVGKTFLATHLAWYLAEQAGRRVAYIDLDPQGSSTRRLAKERNGWFSADLFDPEAKLVLEDAPGITVFGADPRLQMVKAAADVLDFIGRFRGLPKHFDYCVIDTGPKWDELTLSAMAVADEVIAPVQVAEDSIECAKMLLTALKKAEAARGGRKVNFLGLLPSMVNAFDKREMENAVKLAHAVGPTMMFPAFVKARPTYKHSAENHHAVWHEKGSGAKAASEEIRTILAEVERRVDTRTKEPA from the coding sequence ATGAGCGCAACCTTCGCAACGGCGGCGACGACTATTGAGCGCGGTTGCCCAGGACGGAAGATCTTCGTGAAAACCATCGTGATCAGTCTCCTGAAAGGCGGCGTCGGCAAAACCTTCCTCGCGACCCATCTCGCCTGGTATCTCGCCGAGCAGGCGGGGCGCCGCGTCGCGTATATCGATCTCGATCCGCAGGGCAGCTCGACGCGTCGCCTCGCCAAAGAGCGCAATGGCTGGTTCTCGGCCGACCTGTTCGATCCCGAGGCCAAGCTCGTGCTTGAAGATGCACCCGGCATCACCGTGTTCGGCGCCGACCCGCGCCTGCAAATGGTCAAGGCGGCCGCAGACGTACTCGACTTCATCGGGCGCTTCCGGGGGCTGCCCAAGCATTTCGATTATTGCGTCATCGACACCGGACCCAAGTGGGATGAACTGACCTTGAGCGCGATGGCGGTTGCCGACGAGGTGATCGCGCCGGTCCAGGTTGCCGAGGATTCGATCGAGTGCGCCAAGATGCTGCTGACCGCGCTCAAGAAGGCCGAAGCCGCGCGCGGCGGCCGCAAGGTCAATTTCCTTGGGCTGCTGCCGTCGATGGTCAACGCCTTCGACAAGCGCGAGATGGAGAATGCGGTGAAGCTCGCGCACGCCGTTGGCCCGACGATGATGTTCCCGGCCTTCGTGAAGGCGCGGCCGACCTACAAACATTCGGCCGAGAACCATCACGCGGTCTGGCACGAGAAGGGGAGCGGCGCCAAGGCGGCCTCCGAGGAGATCCGCACGATCCTCGCCGAGGTGGAACGTCGGGTTGATACCAGGACCAAGGAGCCGGCCTGA
- a CDS encoding parB-like partition protein (TIGRFAM: parB-like partition protein~PFAM: ParB domain protein nuclease), with translation MGKFDQRAEEFGMLVGAHESARRVEELPLDWLTPDPGNPRTHFDEAEMAELAASIEARGVLQPIIVRPKNGDGKHVIRMGERRYRASLAAGKKTIPAIVVDAGEGADVLADQIVENDQRASLSSRELALGVERMLADGKNQAEIAKALGRSKQFVSLYAAYGEMEPYLRDAIDKAPIRVLYDLHRAARKHPLEVRDFVRGFGERGVTLAEGTKFVTSLKVPAETGAPSAKAAPAAGPVEPVPGKRVGRAGRSSASLQPSPFKVMVGTRSARLVLPDRVRVVFDDGDEDEVASSDLSFD, from the coding sequence ATGGGAAAGTTCGACCAACGGGCCGAGGAATTCGGGATGCTGGTAGGCGCGCACGAAAGTGCGCGCCGCGTCGAGGAACTGCCGCTCGACTGGCTGACGCCCGATCCCGGCAATCCCCGCACGCATTTCGATGAAGCCGAGATGGCGGAGCTTGCGGCTTCGATCGAGGCGCGCGGCGTGCTGCAGCCGATTATCGTCCGTCCCAAGAATGGAGATGGCAAGCATGTCATCCGGATGGGTGAGCGGCGTTACCGCGCCTCGCTCGCAGCGGGGAAGAAAACCATCCCCGCGATCGTGGTGGATGCGGGGGAGGGGGCCGATGTCCTTGCCGACCAGATCGTCGAGAATGACCAGCGCGCCAGCCTCTCGTCGCGCGAGCTCGCTTTGGGCGTCGAGCGCATGCTGGCCGATGGAAAGAACCAGGCCGAGATCGCCAAGGCGCTCGGCCGTTCGAAGCAGTTCGTCTCGCTCTACGCCGCTTATGGCGAGATGGAGCCATATCTGCGCGACGCAATCGACAAGGCCCCGATCCGGGTTCTGTACGATTTGCACCGGGCTGCACGAAAACACCCGCTGGAGGTTCGCGACTTCGTCAGGGGATTCGGCGAGCGGGGCGTGACGCTTGCGGAAGGCACGAAGTTCGTCACCTCGCTCAAAGTGCCGGCTGAAACAGGGGCGCCGTCTGCAAAGGCCGCGCCCGCCGCCGGGCCAGTCGAGCCAGTGCCTGGAAAGCGGGTGGGCAGGGCAGGGCGGTCATCGGCATCGTTACAGCCGAGCCCGTTCAAGGTCATGGTTGGCACCAGATCTGCCCGACTGGTGCTGCCCGATCGGGTCCGTGTCGTGTTCGATGACGGTGACGAAGATGAGGTGGCATCATCCGACCTGTCGTTCGATTGA